From a single Lolium rigidum isolate FL_2022 chromosome 7, APGP_CSIRO_Lrig_0.1, whole genome shotgun sequence genomic region:
- the LOC124676234 gene encoding FCS-Like Zinc finger 2-like — protein sequence MEVYGDIEAGCLSHSVSPVKPASSPRKPGRLFCDPCDDADELLGHHHYLDICFSCRKLLAGNRDIFMYRGDMPFCSEECRQEQIEIDEAIEKRSKQTGRAEEQQRQRQQQKQSPQRIPVWAW from the exons ATGGAAGTATACGGCGACATCGAGGCCGGCTGCCTCAGCCACTCCGTCTCGCCCGTGAAGCCGGCATCCTCGCCGCGGAAGCCCGGCCGCCTGTTCTGCGACCCCTgcgacgacgccgacgagctcCTCGGCCACCACCACTACCTGGACATCTGTTTCAGCtgcaggaagctcctcgccgggaACAGAGACATCTTCATGTACAG AGGCGACATGCCCTTCTGTAGCGAGGAGTGCAGGCAGGAGCAGATCGAGATCGACGAGGCGATCGAGAAGCGGTCGAAGCagacggggcgggcggaggagcagcagcggcagcgaCAGCAGCAGAAGCAGAGCCCCCAGAGGATCCCGGTGTGGGCGTGGTAG